Proteins from one Drosophila gunungcola strain Sukarami chromosome 3R, Dgunungcola_SK_2, whole genome shotgun sequence genomic window:
- the LOC128252812 gene encoding protoporphyrinogen oxidase, which yields MTTAVLGGGLSGLSAGYYLLRRFGKPLTIYEASPRVGGWVRTENRKDRNFIFESGPRTIRPVGLPGANTLELVEELQLEVTPIRRSHVAARNRMLFAKGQLCMLPNSPKGLFGVLPPFTKPLYKAILRDLVTSSKKAKLEDESIYSFAERRFGKEIADYAISPMICGICAGDAREISVRFLMEGLFEKEQKYGGVLKGSLMARFKDKQVDSKKEGLFAQEQPKLYARALEEKWAMYGLQGGLEILPKAMRKYLGERDVSVQLSSECRNLTFSPSGVRMTLREADVPVEHVISSLPAHKLAPLVKQQHPSLSAQLLDIPYVDVLVVNMQFPGKLLKQQGFGLLVPPVEKLPILGVIFDSCCFEMGENTVLTVMMGGHWFDQWFGDRPSPKQILDLATSQVQRILQIREEPKFSRVHTLHKCIPQYTVGHKRRVEGIRNYIKTYKLPLSLCGAAYDGVGINDVILSARRQVEAMPSS from the coding sequence ATGACAACGGCCGTGCTGGGAGGCGGGCTGAGCGGCCTGTCCGCCGGATACTACTTGTTGCGACGGTTCGGCAAGCCGCTGACCATCTACGAGGCCTCGCCCCGAGTGGGCGGATGGGTGCGGACGGAAAACCGCAAGGACCGCAACTTCATATTCGAGAGCGGGCCCCGAACCATACGCCCCGTTGGCCTGCCAGGAGCCAATACGCTGGAACTGGTGGAGGAGCTGCAGCTGGAGGTGACTCCCATACGGCGCAGTCATGTGGCGGCTCGCAACAGGATGCTCTTTGCCAAGGGGCAGCTGTGCATGCTGCCCAACAGCCCGAAAGGACTCTTCGGCGTCCTGCCGCCTTTCACCAAGCCGCTGTACAAGGCCATACTGCGCGATCTGGTCACCTCGAGCAAAAAGGCCAAGCTGGAGGACGAGAGCATCTACAGCTTCGCGGAGCGGCGGTTTGGAAAGGAGATAGCCGACTACGCCATCAGTCCCATGATCTGCGGCATTTGCGCCGGAGATGCGCGAGAGATCAGCGTGCGCTTTCTGATGGAGGGACTCTTCGAGAAGGAGCAAAAGTACGGTGGCGTACTCAAGGGTTCACTTATGGCCCGCTTTAAGGACAAGCAGGTGGACTCCAAGAAGGAGGGCCTCTTCGCTCAGGAACAGCCCAAGCTGTATGCCCGGGCGCTGGAGGAGAAGTGGGCCATGTACGGGCTGCAGGGCGGACTGGAGATCCTGCCCAAGGCCATGCGAAAGTACCTGGGCGAGCGGGATGTCAGTGTGCAGCTGAGCAGCGAGTGCCGAAACCTGACATTCAGCCCCTCCGGCGTCCGGATGACCCTCAGAGAGGCAGATGTCCCGGTGGAGCATGTGATCAGCTCGCTGCCTGCCCACAAGCTAGCGCCGCTGGTGAAGCAGCAGCATCCCTCGCTGAGCGCCCAACTGCTGGACATCCCCTACGTGGATGTGCTGGTGGTTAACATGCAGTTCCCTGGCAAACTGCTCAAGCAGCAAGGCTTCGGATTGCTGGTGCCGCCCGTGGAGAAGCTGCCCATTCTGGGCGTGATCTTCGACAGCTGCTGCTTCGAGATGGGCGAGAACACCGTGCTGACCGTGATGATGGGCGGCCATTGGTTTGACCAGTGGTTCGGCGATCGCCCCAGTCCCAAGCAGATCCTCGACCTGGCAACCAGCCAAGTGCAGCGCATCCTGCAGATCCGCGAGGAGCCCAAGTTCAGTCGGGTGCACACGCTGCACAAGTGCATTCCCCAATACACGGTGGGCCACAAGCGACGTGTGGAGGGCATTCGGAACTATATCAAGACGTACAAGCTGCCGCTGTCGCTGTGCGGAGCCGCCTACGATGGCGTGGGCATCAACGATGTCATCCTGTCGGCCCGGCGCCAGGTGGAGGCCATGCCGTCGTCCTAA
- the LOC128252818 gene encoding bolA-like protein DDB_G0274169, translating into MLNLAFRRFAGISSRNLNQVTPSASSLAQILSSATMSQQAGQYPPIEFAMRKALTTELKPVFLEVINESPQHNVPKRSESHFRVFVVSEKFNDLTLIKRHRLVNDTVKNALKAAGFEFMHALSIEAKTPKQWEPEQEPEKSPPCLGGHGK; encoded by the exons ATGTTAAATCTCGCCTTTCGCCGATTCGCTGGAATTTCCTCGCGAAACCTGAATCAAGTGACGCCCTCGGCCAGCAGCTTGGCACAGATCCTCTCCAGCGCCACCATGTCGCAGCAGGCGGGCCAGTATCCGCCCATCGAGTTCGCCATGCGAAAGGCACTCACCACGGAGCTGAAGCCGGTGTTCCTGGAGGTCATCAACGAATCGCCCCAGCACAATGTGCCCAAGCGGTCCGAGTCCCACTTCCGGGTGTTTGTCGTCTCGGAGAAGTTCAACGACCTGACACTCATCAAG CGCCACCGACTGGTCAATGATACGGTGAAGAATGCCCTCAAAGCAGCCGGATTCGAGTTCATGCACGCCCTGTCCATCGAGGCCAAGACTCCGAAGCAGTGGGAACCGGAACAGGAGCCGGAGAAGAGTCCGCCGTGCCTGGGAGGCCACGGCAAGTAA